One genomic window of Leptospira saintgironsiae includes the following:
- a CDS encoding Dps family protein, whose protein sequence is MKPNIGIPEKDREAINQGLQKLLADTYFLYLKTHNYHWNVTGPLFNTLHLMFMTQYTELWNALDLVAERIRSLGYPAPGTYKAFSSLTSLKEEDGVPKAEDMLKNLVEGHEAVIRTARAILPSADSGGDEVTTDLLTQRLEIHEKTAWMLRSMLE, encoded by the coding sequence ATGAAGCCGAATATAGGAATTCCGGAGAAGGATAGAGAGGCCATTAATCAAGGCCTGCAAAAGCTTTTAGCAGATACGTACTTTTTATATTTAAAAACTCACAATTACCATTGGAACGTTACTGGACCCTTATTTAATACATTACATCTGATGTTCATGACTCAGTACACTGAACTTTGGAATGCATTGGATCTGGTTGCAGAAAGAATTCGTTCTCTTGGTTATCCGGCACCAGGAACCTATAAGGCATTCTCTTCTTTAACTTCTTTAAAAGAAGAAGATGGAGTTCCAAAAGCAGAAGATATGCTTAAAAATCTTGTAGAAGGACATGAAGCAGTGATCCGAACTGCAAGAGCGATCCTTCCTTCTGCGGATTCGGGAGGGGATGAGGTAACTACAGACCTTCTTACCCAAAGATTAGAGATCCATGAAAAAACTGCTTGGATGCTTAGAAGTATGTTGGAGTAG
- a CDS encoding TIGR04452 family lipoprotein, whose protein sequence is MRSREHQFMNKVVAILFILTALVANCNLIESTSLTKNSYTGGEAREKIRNAAFNAEGIFYEKEFGGYNGLVTTKAFDAALLISLSLDLDDSKYYKKDKVNDCVSDMEQFSNIGHYQAFRIFTLSENCRNFEEIGLLPK, encoded by the coding sequence ATGAGGAGCAGAGAACATCAGTTTATGAACAAGGTTGTTGCTATATTATTTATTCTTACTGCATTGGTTGCAAATTGTAATCTTATAGAGTCAACCAGTTTGACAAAGAATTCATATACTGGTGGGGAGGCGAGGGAGAAAATTCGAAACGCCGCATTTAATGCAGAAGGAATTTTTTACGAAAAGGAATTCGGTGGTTATAATGGTTTGGTCACTACTAAGGCTTTCGACGCTGCATTACTAATCTCTTTGTCACTGGATTTGGATGACTCTAAATATTATAAAAAGGATAAAGTAAATGATTGTGTTTCTGATATGGAACAGTTTTCTAATATAGGTCACTATCAAGCTTTCAGAATCTTCACTTTAAGCGAGAATTGTCGTAACTTTGAAGAAATTGGACTACTTCCAAAATAA
- the lon gene encoding endopeptidase La yields the protein MDLFDDIGEVEGSIIPVDSILPPELFLVPIKTRPVFPGIITPLIVPGGKFAKAVDEALKGNSFIGLVLLKDEENEKKTEENIYDYGVVAKILKKVNLPDGAVNILINTVRRFKVESFSSVEPLLIAKVNYPEEEPGASKNTIKAMMRTLLIMTRELAQNNPLFTEEMKLTMLNVNEPGKMADFVCSILNIEKEDYQSVIESVNLKDRIEKVLLYLKKEIDLVSLQREIQENIQDKIDKQQRQFFLREQLKAIQAELGQKEGKYEKKYEKFLERLKAIPADPEVIEEVEREMDKFFYTDQNTADYNVIRNYLDIMESLPWEAAPSREIDLEKARKTLDRDHYKLDDVKERILEFLAVKKLKPTEKGSILLLVGPPGVGKTSIAKSIAEAMGRKFFRFSVGGMRDEAEIKGHRRTYIGAMPGKIITALRITKEKDSVILLDEIDKLGLGMQGDPAAALLEVLDPEQNKTFRDHYLDLPFDLSSVFFIATANTLDSISRILLDRMEVINLSGYITDEKVQIFNKHLWKKVLEKNGIEPYGIQIDKKAVISLIDHYSRESGVRGLEKQSDKLARKLALQIVKGESYPKHIEPSDVEKFLGVPKYTDDRMTKPTVPGTALGLAWTSVGGATLLIEAVFVKGKGGILLTGMIGKSMEESSSIALSYIKNLLGSEELFTEKTIHLHVPDGATPKDGPSAGITMATTILSLVLNKRIRLGFGMTGELTLTGEVLAIGGLREKIVAAKRVGVHKIIFPSDNRPQLDEIPDYVKKGMEFFPVSRFEEVAKILFEPKTIDGILKPKTEQVAVAKKTKPSPKKKAATRKKK from the coding sequence GTGGATCTTTTTGATGATATAGGTGAAGTTGAAGGAAGTATCATACCGGTAGATTCCATTCTTCCCCCTGAATTATTCTTGGTGCCTATCAAAACAAGACCGGTATTTCCGGGGATCATCACTCCTCTGATCGTTCCAGGGGGGAAATTTGCAAAGGCTGTAGACGAGGCCTTAAAAGGAAATTCTTTCATCGGACTAGTGCTTCTTAAAGATGAAGAGAACGAAAAGAAAACAGAAGAGAATATTTATGATTACGGCGTAGTTGCCAAGATCTTGAAGAAGGTGAATCTTCCTGATGGTGCAGTAAATATTCTAATTAATACGGTTCGCAGATTTAAGGTAGAATCATTTTCTTCTGTGGAACCTTTGTTGATTGCAAAGGTGAATTATCCGGAAGAAGAACCTGGGGCTTCTAAAAATACAATCAAAGCTATGATGAGAACCTTGCTTATTATGACAAGGGAACTCGCTCAGAATAATCCTCTTTTTACAGAAGAGATGAAGCTTACAATGCTAAATGTAAATGAGCCAGGTAAGATGGCGGACTTTGTATGCAGTATTTTGAATATAGAAAAAGAAGATTATCAGTCCGTAATTGAATCTGTAAATCTAAAAGACAGGATCGAAAAAGTATTACTCTATCTTAAAAAGGAAATCGATCTAGTTTCCCTTCAAAGAGAAATTCAGGAAAATATCCAGGATAAAATTGATAAACAGCAAAGACAGTTCTTCTTAAGAGAACAGTTAAAAGCCATCCAGGCAGAACTTGGTCAGAAAGAAGGTAAATACGAGAAGAAGTATGAAAAATTCTTAGAAAGACTGAAAGCTATTCCTGCAGATCCAGAAGTGATAGAAGAAGTGGAACGAGAAATGGATAAGTTCTTTTACACAGATCAGAATACTGCAGATTATAATGTGATCCGAAATTATTTAGATATTATGGAAAGTCTTCCTTGGGAAGCCGCTCCTTCTCGCGAAATAGATCTAGAAAAAGCCAGAAAAACTTTAGATAGGGATCATTATAAACTGGATGATGTAAAGGAACGAATTTTAGAATTTTTAGCAGTGAAGAAGTTGAAGCCGACTGAGAAAGGTTCTATTCTTCTATTGGTTGGACCCCCTGGAGTTGGGAAAACTTCTATCGCTAAATCTATCGCAGAAGCAATGGGCAGGAAGTTTTTTAGATTTTCTGTGGGTGGAATGAGAGATGAGGCAGAGATCAAAGGGCATCGTAGGACTTATATTGGTGCAATGCCGGGTAAGATCATAACTGCATTAAGAATTACTAAAGAAAAAGATTCCGTAATTCTTTTAGATGAAATAGATAAACTTGGTCTTGGAATGCAAGGAGATCCCGCAGCCGCTCTTTTGGAAGTTTTAGATCCAGAGCAGAATAAAACTTTTAGAGATCATTATTTAGATCTTCCGTTTGATCTTTCTTCCGTATTTTTTATCGCTACCGCAAATACATTAGATTCTATTAGTAGAATACTTTTGGATCGTATGGAAGTGATTAATCTTTCTGGTTATATCACAGATGAAAAGGTCCAGATCTTTAATAAACATTTATGGAAGAAGGTCCTGGAGAAAAACGGGATAGAACCATACGGGATCCAAATAGATAAAAAAGCTGTGATCTCTTTAATAGATCATTATTCTAGAGAGTCCGGAGTAAGAGGACTTGAAAAACAATCTGATAAACTTGCCAGAAAACTTGCTCTTCAAATTGTAAAAGGGGAGTCTTATCCGAAACATATCGAACCTTCCGATGTGGAAAAATTCCTAGGAGTTCCTAAATATACAGATGATAGGATGACTAAACCTACAGTTCCAGGAACTGCTTTGGGGCTTGCTTGGACTTCTGTAGGAGGTGCAACATTACTCATCGAAGCTGTTTTCGTAAAAGGAAAAGGCGGGATCCTTCTTACTGGAATGATTGGAAAGTCAATGGAAGAGTCTTCCAGCATTGCTCTTAGCTACATTAAGAATTTATTAGGTAGCGAAGAATTATTCACCGAAAAGACGATCCACCTTCATGTTCCTGATGGTGCTACTCCGAAAGATGGGCCAAGTGCTGGGATCACAATGGCAACTACCATTCTTTCTTTGGTGCTGAATAAAAGGATCAGACTTGGATTTGGTATGACTGGAGAATTGACTCTTACTGGCGAGGTTTTAGCAATCGGCGGTTTAAGAGAAAAGATCGTAGCTGCAAAAAGAGTTGGAGTTCATAAGATCATTTTTCCTTCTGATAATAGACCTCAGTTAGACGAAATACCTGATTATGTGAAGAAGGGAATGGAATTCTTTCCGGTTTCTAGATTTGAAGAAGTCGCCAAAATTTTATTCGAACCGAAAACGATTGATGGAATTTTAAAACCTAAAACAGAACAGGTTGCAGTCGCTAAGAAGACAAAACCTTCTCCTAAAAAGAAGGCAGCCACTCGAAAGAAGAAGTAA
- a CDS encoding pectin acetylesterase-family hydrolase — MKTQFLVILVLFSQIFCTKDKDNSQELLATGLIVDLVTSPFTRITPEPGTFTTQVDHGATPYTYTATFDPKCSGTEGNVNFYFFRKTVAANNKKLLINFMGGGACWDNANCFGSNTVTYFNQLNVVPDFALDLLFKGVIDQSVAANPFKDYDIIFVPYCTGDLHVGSKDKTYTSGTIKHHGYDNVISVLKFVQNSYPQLDRVFVTGQSAGGYGAILNYPIIRETVTTIDSGATVRMLSDASNAVVPTGAYTIGPAFFPLLESSWGVETNGIGSGTGFSSSNLPIWVNGIGVNYTTTGSPSINDYFKKVATEYPGDVLGQYTALFDGNQRFFYHTMGQINKINNSTLTYSTATTADPYQAGKSYSAIYGDSDGSSVPDGSSSSSNDYTTCDWSKQAVSKMKDAASKTNYRYYIGPGDIHTITTYNDMYSLNSGGVNFATWLNTLANGASPPANVQCNDSSGSCVNTNLFDSTINNNFGAATSDESYAINPKQDMYTTCGQAAGIGL; from the coding sequence ATGAAAACCCAATTTCTTGTAATTTTAGTTCTATTCTCTCAAATATTCTGTACCAAAGATAAAGATAATTCCCAGGAACTTCTCGCTACCGGATTGATCGTAGATCTGGTTACAAGCCCGTTTACTAGGATTACTCCAGAACCAGGAACATTCACCACTCAGGTGGATCATGGAGCCACACCTTACACTTATACTGCGACTTTTGATCCGAAATGTAGCGGAACAGAAGGAAATGTGAACTTCTATTTTTTCAGAAAGACTGTGGCAGCGAATAACAAAAAACTTCTGATCAATTTTATGGGAGGAGGAGCTTGTTGGGATAATGCAAACTGTTTCGGAAGTAACACTGTAACTTATTTCAATCAGTTAAATGTGGTTCCTGATTTTGCTTTGGATCTTTTATTCAAAGGTGTTATAGATCAATCTGTAGCCGCAAATCCATTCAAAGATTATGATATCATTTTTGTCCCTTATTGCACTGGAGATCTTCATGTAGGAAGTAAGGACAAAACGTATACGAGTGGGACCATCAAACACCATGGTTATGATAATGTAATCTCTGTTCTGAAATTTGTCCAAAATTCTTATCCGCAACTGGACCGAGTTTTTGTAACCGGACAAAGTGCGGGAGGTTATGGAGCTATATTAAATTATCCGATTATTAGAGAAACAGTAACCACAATCGATTCAGGTGCTACGGTAAGAATGTTATCTGATGCTTCTAACGCAGTTGTACCTACTGGAGCCTACACAATTGGTCCTGCATTCTTTCCATTACTCGAAAGTTCTTGGGGAGTAGAAACAAATGGGATCGGAAGTGGAACTGGATTCTCTTCTTCTAATCTTCCGATTTGGGTAAACGGGATCGGTGTAAATTATACAACCACAGGTTCACCTTCTATTAATGATTACTTTAAGAAAGTAGCTACTGAATATCCGGGAGATGTTTTAGGACAATACACAGCTCTGTTTGATGGAAACCAGAGATTCTTCTATCATACGATGGGACAGATCAATAAGATCAATAATTCAACTTTGACTTATTCGACTGCTACAACTGCAGATCCTTACCAAGCTGGAAAATCATATTCTGCTATTTACGGAGATAGCGACGGAAGTTCCGTACCAGATGGAAGTTCTTCTAGTTCTAATGATTATACTACTTGCGATTGGTCCAAGCAGGCAGTTTCTAAAATGAAAGATGCAGCATCCAAAACCAATTACAGATATTATATAGGCCCTGGAGATATTCATACTATCACAACTTATAATGATATGTATTCTCTAAACAGTGGAGGAGTTAATTTTGCTACTTGGCTGAATACTTTGGCAAATGGCGCAAGTCCGCCCGCAAATGTTCAATGTAATGATTCTTCGGGATCTTGTGTGAATACAAATCTGTTTGATAGTACGATTAACAATAATTTCGGGGCAGCTACATCCGATGAATCCTATGCTATAAACCCAAAACAAGATATGTATACTACCTGCGGACAAGCAGCAGGGATAGGTCTATAG
- a CDS encoding DegT/DnrJ/EryC1/StrS family aminotransferase: MGVPFIDIKRFEPGLLEAWEDKVKTLSKNASFIGGEEVALLEKNLAATAGTKYSIACANGTDALQLALRALGVGKGDKVLVPDSTFWATFESVVNVGADPATVDTNPDDLQMDFEEFKRALEEVKPKAAIIVHLYGWGSAKLEDYRKLCKEKGVFLLEDGAQSFGVLYKGKPIYQDALITTTSFYPAKVLGGAGDGGAVFTNDEELANKVRMLGNHGRTSHYGYGDVGWNSRMDTLQAAFLNLNIPFLEARIASRRKAAEKYYQVLPGLGVNVIHPPKDFQENGYCNVTLFDPVERPKIQEVLKTKGIGSAVIYPGAMSDQPGAKPYIVGKFGKEHRTGKICDSILNFPLFPYMTDSELEEVFAAIKEYKSLS, encoded by the coding sequence ATGGGCGTACCTTTCATAGATATTAAAAGATTCGAGCCGGGATTACTAGAAGCTTGGGAAGATAAAGTAAAAACTCTCAGCAAGAACGCCTCCTTTATCGGAGGAGAAGAAGTCGCATTATTAGAAAAAAATCTGGCGGCAACCGCTGGAACCAAATATTCAATTGCATGCGCTAACGGAACAGACGCGCTTCAATTGGCTCTAAGAGCCTTGGGAGTAGGAAAGGGAGATAAGGTTTTAGTTCCTGATTCTACCTTTTGGGCAACATTTGAATCAGTAGTAAACGTAGGCGCTGACCCTGCGACGGTAGATACAAATCCAGATGATCTACAAATGGATTTCGAAGAATTCAAAAGAGCCCTCGAAGAAGTAAAACCGAAGGCTGCAATCATTGTTCACCTTTATGGTTGGGGAAGTGCAAAATTAGAAGATTACCGCAAACTTTGTAAGGAAAAAGGAGTTTTCTTATTAGAAGACGGAGCTCAATCCTTCGGAGTTTTGTATAAGGGAAAACCTATTTACCAAGACGCATTGATCACCACTACTTCTTTCTATCCTGCAAAAGTTTTGGGCGGAGCAGGAGATGGTGGAGCAGTCTTCACAAACGACGAAGAGCTTGCAAATAAAGTCAGAATGCTTGGAAACCACGGAAGAACTTCTCATTACGGTTACGGAGATGTGGGTTGGAATTCCAGAATGGATACCTTACAAGCTGCATTCTTAAATTTGAATATTCCTTTCTTAGAAGCAAGAATAGCATCTCGCAGAAAGGCTGCTGAAAAATATTATCAAGTTCTTCCAGGTTTAGGAGTGAATGTAATTCATCCTCCAAAAGACTTTCAAGAAAACGGATATTGTAATGTAACTCTTTTTGATCCTGTAGAAAGACCAAAAATCCAAGAAGTTTTAAAAACGAAAGGGATCGGTTCTGCGGTCATTTATCCTGGAGCTATGAGTGATCAACCTGGGGCAAAACCGTATATTGTAGGTAAATTCGGAAAGGAACATAGAACCGGAAAGATCTGTGATTCAATATTAAATTTTCCTTTATTTCCTTACATGACTGATTCCGAACTGGAAGAAGTTTTTGCCGCGATCAAGGAATACAAGAGCCTGTCCTAA
- a CDS encoding helix-turn-helix domain-containing protein produces the protein MLNPEVVTPIFYFGSGLSFLLVVQKLIPPIKRREDRIGALLFLSLGIILFTVANVVLEIDRTYPHAIFLLLTSFSAIGPLSLLYTHSLIYPNQTLYRDIRLHFLVPGLFFLGELLFFGRPWDSIISDLGDFRNIRYKHYLSWGFFLTTALTTAYFGFRYRMLITVISIPELKSQIRFIFILATITVFAMYSLVFGFMFGLDLIFRVGGLLVTGIVTLLFLAPSRYPDFFAPLTREVRKKKYEKSLLIGLDLNLLELRIQELMREDKLYRDPELTLHSLSEDLGIKPYQLTEFLNEHLQTGFHNYINGFRIEEAVKLLEEKLDQDILSICYFVGFNSKSSFNDAFRKVTGKTPTQLRQKKSDVPEKQKLHTARTGVPPLGKGLGGMVELGDSDRISVKNRPIKAENR, from the coding sequence ATGTTAAATCCCGAAGTGGTAACTCCTATATTCTACTTCGGAAGTGGCCTTTCCTTTTTATTGGTGGTCCAAAAGTTAATTCCACCTATAAAACGCAGAGAAGACAGGATTGGAGCCCTTCTGTTTCTTTCGTTGGGGATCATACTATTTACAGTTGCGAATGTTGTCTTGGAAATAGACAGAACTTATCCGCATGCAATCTTCTTATTACTCACTTCTTTTTCTGCTATAGGGCCCTTATCTTTACTATATACACATTCTTTGATATACCCAAACCAAACTTTATATAGGGATATACGGCTTCACTTTCTTGTGCCTGGTCTTTTTTTCTTAGGTGAGTTACTTTTTTTTGGAAGGCCTTGGGATTCTATTATCTCGGACTTGGGCGACTTTAGAAATATCAGATATAAGCATTATCTTTCTTGGGGATTTTTTCTAACAACAGCGCTTACTACTGCTTATTTTGGATTTAGATATAGAATGTTAATAACTGTGATCTCAATCCCTGAGTTAAAGTCACAGATCAGATTCATTTTTATTCTGGCGACCATTACAGTATTTGCAATGTACTCTTTGGTTTTCGGATTCATGTTCGGGTTGGATCTAATATTTAGAGTGGGTGGACTTCTTGTAACTGGGATAGTGACTCTTCTATTCTTGGCTCCTTCTAGATATCCGGATTTTTTTGCTCCTTTAACTAGAGAAGTGAGAAAGAAGAAGTATGAAAAATCTCTACTGATCGGTTTGGATCTGAACTTATTAGAACTTAGGATCCAAGAATTAATGAGAGAAGATAAACTATATCGAGATCCTGAGCTGACTCTTCATTCTTTGTCGGAAGACTTGGGGATCAAACCATATCAGTTGACTGAATTTTTAAATGAACATCTACAAACCGGATTTCATAATTATATCAACGGATTTAGGATAGAAGAAGCAGTCAAACTTCTGGAAGAAAAGCTGGATCAGGACATTCTTTCTATCTGTTATTTTGTAGGATTTAATTCTAAATCTTCTTTTAATGATGCATTTCGAAAGGTAACAGGAAAAACTCCTACACAACTTCGTCAGAAGAAGTCAGATGTTCCTGAAAAACAAAAACTGCATACTGCACGCACAGGAGTTCCCCCTTTAGGAAAAGGGCTGGGTGGTATGGTGGAACTCGGTGATTCAGATCGAATTTCTGTGAAAAATCGCCCGATCAAGGCTGAAAATCGGTAA
- a CDS encoding pectin acetylesterase-family hydrolase, which translates to MQAKNLSLLFIVPMLLLIGCKKDEPDNTKALTGAVLGEVLYNPYERITPPTDDTITIPNTNTSYQNGRQYFPKCFGNAGNTKFYFFRKAVSANNKKLLINFMGGGACWSNNNCFGKNTTTFFNFLNDVPDLFIKVAFQGILDAGNSSNPLKDYDVLFIPYCTGDLHVGSNDVATYDDPYNSSDPSTYSHRGHDNVLSVLKYIQTNYTQVTNVVVAGQSAGGYGAVLNYPHIRAVFSDSTKFPSFSKMSLVADASNGAVINGFFSNIVKTKWGSAPNMPDWVVGSNYLDGSPSIQDYIGKITTAYPSDVVGQYTAAFDSTQRWFFNVMGIINSGSSYSDSSSYFGPGDARDVPDLPKDVSTPSNCNWAINANTAMNNTTGSKYYFYRAPGDIHTITTSDTMYGLTSNGVNFNTWLKSIVSNVGTPTDVDCSAGSGSHPCTDKNFGSNSLNDALGRATSQDSFDNNKDLYETCFGP; encoded by the coding sequence ATGCAGGCCAAAAACCTATCGCTTCTATTTATAGTTCCGATGCTACTTCTTATCGGATGTAAAAAAGACGAACCAGACAATACAAAAGCTCTTACAGGAGCAGTTTTAGGCGAAGTTCTTTATAATCCTTACGAAAGGATCACCCCTCCCACAGATGATACAATAACTATCCCTAACACGAATACCAGCTACCAAAACGGTAGACAATATTTCCCGAAATGTTTCGGAAATGCAGGAAATACTAAGTTTTATTTCTTCAGAAAAGCTGTTTCTGCGAATAACAAAAAGTTACTCATCAACTTTATGGGGGGAGGAGCTTGCTGGAGTAATAATAATTGTTTTGGAAAGAATACCACAACATTCTTCAATTTCCTAAACGATGTGCCTGATCTTTTTATCAAGGTCGCATTCCAAGGGATTTTAGATGCAGGAAATTCTTCTAATCCATTAAAAGATTATGATGTTCTTTTTATTCCGTATTGCACTGGAGATCTTCATGTAGGTTCCAACGACGTTGCTACTTATGATGACCCTTATAATTCATCTGATCCTAGTACTTATAGCCATAGAGGACATGATAATGTTCTCTCGGTTTTAAAATATATCCAAACTAATTATACTCAAGTAACCAATGTAGTAGTTGCGGGACAAAGCGCCGGAGGTTATGGGGCAGTATTAAATTATCCTCATATTCGTGCTGTATTTTCAGATAGCACTAAATTCCCAAGTTTCAGCAAGATGAGTTTAGTAGCAGATGCTTCTAACGGAGCAGTAATCAACGGGTTTTTCTCTAACATAGTAAAAACTAAATGGGGAAGCGCACCGAATATGCCGGACTGGGTAGTAGGTTCTAACTATCTAGATGGAAGTCCTTCTATCCAAGATTATATCGGTAAGATCACCACCGCGTATCCGAGCGATGTTGTGGGACAATACACTGCTGCGTTCGATTCTACGCAAAGATGGTTTTTCAATGTGATGGGGATTATTAACTCGGGCTCTTCTTATTCAGATTCCAGTTCTTATTTCGGACCTGGAGACGCTCGAGATGTGCCAGATCTTCCGAAAGATGTCTCCACACCTTCCAATTGCAACTGGGCGATCAACGCAAATACTGCGATGAATAATACTACAGGTTCTAAGTACTATTTCTATAGAGCCCCAGGAGATATTCATACAATCACTACAAGTGATACAATGTATGGACTTACGAGTAACGGAGTGAACTTTAATACCTGGCTAAAATCAATCGTATCAAATGTAGGAACTCCTACAGACGTGGATTGCTCCGCAGGTTCCGGCTCTCATCCTTGCACCGATAAAAATTTCGGGTCAAATTCTTTGAATGATGCCCTAGGAAGAGCGACATCACAGGACTCTTTCGATAATAATAAAGATCTCTACGAGACCTGTTTCGGTCCTTGA